A part of Ammospiza nelsoni isolate bAmmNel1 chromosome 9, bAmmNel1.pri, whole genome shotgun sequence genomic DNA contains:
- the ANGPTL3 gene encoding angiopoietin-related protein 3, giving the protein MMKIIAVLLLLAPLALPAAADKDFFSVGSAASPETKSRFAMLDDVRILANGLLQLGHGLKDFVHKTKGQINDIFQKLYIFDRSFYELSLQTSEIKEEEEQLRQTTARLQINNEEIKNLSQEMNLKIEDLIQNKIQLQEQVWGLEDKVTKLAIFQPSVQETKEISSLKAFVEQQDNDIKQLLRIVEDQHEQLDRQHNQIMELEDKLNHIELLELLENSFLEEQQEAEPIPSAVHRPTAGTHRADGSAADCTALYHTGVQTSGVYTIQPNGSEAFNVYCETKFGTSWTVIQKRVDGSLDFNQTWDAYTNGFGDLNEEFWLGLKKIYSITQQGNYLLRIELQDWRGNRRHIEYSFSLGGPSTNFTLQLARTSGSIPNALPEHARLRFSIGDTAGGPSCPQSHPGGWWHSECEETNLNGNYVTPRSRGRLDRGKGLYWKPKKGRYYLLKSTKIMIHPTDLKSFD; this is encoded by the exons atgatGAAGATCATTGCAGTTTTACTGCTCCTGGCCCCGCTggctctcccagctgcagctgacaAGGATTTTTTCTCCGTGGGTTCTGCCGCATCTCCCGAAACGAAATCGCGATTTGCGATGCTGGACGACGTCCGAATCTTGGCCAACGGGCTCCTCCAGCTGGGCCATGGCCTCAAAGACTTTGTCCACAAGACCAAGGGGCAGATCAATGACATCTTTCAGAAGCTCTACATCTTTGACAGGTCCTTTTACGAGCTCTCCCTGCAAACCAGCGAAatcaaggaggaagaggaacaGCTCCGGCAAACCACGGCCAGGCTGCAAATCAACAACGAGGAGATAAAGAACCTCTCACAGGAGATGAACCTCAAGATTGAAGACCTCATCCAAAACAaaatccagctgcaggagcaagTGTGGGGACTGGAGGACAAGGTCACCAAACTGGCCATTTTCCAGCCTTCGGTGCAAGAGACAAAAGAAATTTCTTCACTCAAA gCTTTTGTGGAGCAGCAGGACAATGACAtcaagcagctcctgaggaTCGTGGAGGACCAGCACGAGCAGCTGGACAGGCAGCACAACCAGATCATGGAGCTGGAGGACAAG CTAAACCACATcgagctcctggagctgctggagaattccttcctggaggagcagcaggaggcagagcccatcccctctgctgtgcacaggCCCACggctgggacacacagagctgatG GTTCTGCTGCTGACTGCACTGCCCTCTACCACACTGGGGTGCAGACCAGTGGGGTCTACACTATTCAGCCCAATGGCTCAGAAGCTTTCAATGTCTACTGTGAAACAAAATTTG GCACATCCTGGACTGTAATCCAGAAGAGAGTGGACGGATCGCTGGACTTCAACCAAACTTGGGATGCCTACACAAATGGTTTTGGTGACCTCAATG AGGAATTCTGGCTGGGCCTGAAGAAGATCTACTCCATCACCCAGCAGGGGAATTACCTGCTGCGGATCGAGCTGCAGGACTGGAGGGGGAACAGGAGGCACATCGAGTACAGCTTCAGCCTGGGGGGCCCCAGCACCAACTTCACCCTGCAGCTGGCCAGGACGTCGGGCAGCATTCCCAACGCGCTGCCCGAGCACGCCCGGCTCCGCTTCTCCATCGGGGACACGGCCGGgggccccagctgcccccagagccacccag GAGGCTGGTGGCACAGTGAGTGTGAGGAAACCAACCTGAACGGGAACTACGTCACACCACGGTCCAGGGGGAGGCTGGACAGAGGAAAAGGTCTCTACTGGAAGCCTAAGAAAGGAAGATACTACCTGCTCAAGTCAACCAAAATAATGATCCACCCAACAGACTTAAAAAGCTTTGACTGA